ACGCGGTGACGCCGATCCTCAGTAATGGCGACACGCTGTTATTGCTGGAAGTGCACCCGCGTGACCGCTTGCTGCGCATCACCAAGGAAGAGGCGCAGCTGTCGAAACAGGAAACCAGCAAAATGCTGGTGCGCGGCCTCGCCCACGAGATCAAGAACCCCCTGGGCGGGATTCGTGGCGCCGCGCAATTGCTCGCCCGCGAACTGCCGGAAGAGAGCCTGCGCGATTACACCAACGTGATCATCGAAGAGGCCGACCGCCTGCGTAATCTGGTTGATCGCATGCTCGGCTCGAACAAGTTGCCGTCCCTGGCGATGTGCAACATTCACGAAGTGCTGGAGCGCGTTTCGCATCTGGTCGAAGCCGAAAGCCAGGGTTGCATCACCTTGGTGCGCGACTACGACCCGAGCATTCCCGACGTGCTGATTGATCGTGAACAGATGATTCAAGCGGTGCTGAATATTGTGCGCAACGCGATGCAAGCCATCAGCAGCCAGAACGAATTGCGCCTGGGCCGCATCAGTTTGCGCACCCGCGCGATGCGCCAATTCACCATCGGCCACGTGCGCCATCGCCTGGTGACCAAGATCGAGATCATCGACAACGGCCCGGGCATCCCTGCCGAATTGCAGGACACCATTTTCTTCCCAATGGTCAGCGGCCGCCCGGACGGTACCGGGCTCGGCCTGGCCATTACTCAGAACATCATCAGCCAGCACCAGGGCCTGATCGAGTGTGACAGCCACCCAGGCCACACCACTTTCTCGATCTTTCTGCCACTGGAACAAGGAGCCACATCGACATGAGCCGTAGTGAAACCGTGTGGATCGTCGATGACGACCGTTCAATCCGTTGGGTCCTGGAAAAAGCCTTGCAGCAGGAAGGCATGACCACGCAAAGCTTCGACAGCGCCGATGGCGTGATGAGCCGCCTGGCGCGCCAGCAGCCGGACGTGATCATCTCCGACATCCGCATGCCGGGCGCCAGTGGTCTGGACTTGCTGGCGCGGATTCGCGAACAACACCCACGGCTGCCAGTGATCATCATGACCGCGCACTCCGATCTGGACAGCGCTGTCGCGTCCTATCAGGGCGGCGCGTTCGAGTACCTGCCCAAGCCGTTCGACGTCGATGAAGCGGTGTCGCTGGTCAAGCGCGCGAACCAGCACGCGCAGGAACAGCAAGGCCTGGAAGTGCCGGTCGCGCTGACTCGCACCCCGGAAATCATCGGCGAAGCGCCGGCGATGCAGGAAGTGTTTCGCGCCATCGGGCGCTTGAGCCACTCCAACATCACCGTGCTGATCAACGGCGAATCCGGCACCGGTAAAGAACTGGTCGCCCACGCCCTGCACCGTCACAGTCCGCGCGCGGCCTCGCCGTTCATTGCGCTGAACATGGCGGCGATCCCCAAAGACTTGATG
The window above is part of the Pseudomonas prosekii genome. Proteins encoded here:
- the glnL gene encoding nitrogen regulation protein NR(II), with translation MTISDALHRLLLDNLTTATILLDAQLRLEYMNPAAEMLLAISGQRSHGQFISELFTESTEALNSLRQAVEQAHPFTKREAMLTALTGQTLTVDYAVTPILSNGDTLLLLEVHPRDRLLRITKEEAQLSKQETSKMLVRGLAHEIKNPLGGIRGAAQLLARELPEESLRDYTNVIIEEADRLRNLVDRMLGSNKLPSLAMCNIHEVLERVSHLVEAESQGCITLVRDYDPSIPDVLIDREQMIQAVLNIVRNAMQAISSQNELRLGRISLRTRAMRQFTIGHVRHRLVTKIEIIDNGPGIPAELQDTIFFPMVSGRPDGTGLGLAITQNIISQHQGLIECDSHPGHTTFSIFLPLEQGATST